Proteins co-encoded in one uncultured Draconibacterium sp. genomic window:
- a CDS encoding PQQ-binding-like beta-propeller repeat protein, whose amino-acid sequence MIQKCLVLVSALIFSVTSLYAQEPTVWRGQNNGIYPETGLLKEWPANGPEILWTAEGLGEGHSSPVFANDKIYLSTMIDGEGFIFIFSQDGEIIKKVSYGTEFAESYPGARSSVVVDGDLMYIYSGLGVLTCMDSENGEVKWRKNAFTDFDGENIRWGVTETVLIDGDVVYLTPGGKKNNIVALNRFNGDLIWTSAGKGELSAYCTPLLVELPARKLLLTHTADHIIGVDAKTGQLLWDYPHKNQWSVHPNTPLFYNGDLFCFSGYGKGGVKLDLSEDGSSVTKQWENPELDSRMGGMVVVDGYLYGSGDKGREWRCVNWETGEEKYASKDIAKGVTIYADGMLYCYSERGELALVEATPEGFNIVSQTKVELGTAQHWAHPVINNGRLFVRHGDVLIAYKIK is encoded by the coding sequence ATGATTCAAAAATGTTTAGTTCTTGTTTCTGCACTGATTTTCTCGGTAACCAGCTTATATGCTCAGGAGCCAACTGTTTGGCGGGGCCAAAATAACGGAATTTACCCGGAAACAGGCTTGCTTAAAGAGTGGCCGGCCAATGGTCCCGAAATTTTATGGACCGCAGAGGGATTGGGCGAAGGACATTCGTCGCCGGTATTTGCCAACGATAAAATCTACCTGTCGACCATGATCGATGGTGAAGGTTTTATTTTCATTTTCTCTCAGGATGGTGAAATAATAAAAAAGGTTTCATATGGAACAGAATTCGCAGAAAGTTATCCTGGTGCCCGTTCTTCTGTCGTGGTTGATGGTGATTTAATGTACATCTATAGCGGTCTGGGAGTGTTGACTTGTATGGATTCAGAAAACGGCGAAGTAAAATGGCGCAAAAATGCTTTTACTGATTTCGATGGTGAAAATATACGTTGGGGAGTTACCGAAACTGTTCTTATTGATGGCGATGTAGTGTATTTAACTCCGGGCGGAAAGAAAAACAATATAGTGGCCTTGAACCGTTTTAATGGCGATCTGATCTGGACATCAGCCGGAAAAGGAGAATTGTCGGCTTACTGTACACCATTGCTGGTAGAACTTCCTGCGCGAAAATTACTGCTAACACATACTGCCGATCATATTATTGGTGTTGATGCCAAAACCGGACAGTTGCTGTGGGATTACCCGCATAAAAACCAGTGGAGCGTTCATCCGAATACGCCGCTTTTCTATAACGGCGATCTGTTTTGCTTTAGCGGCTATGGCAAAGGTGGAGTAAAACTTGATCTTAGCGAGGATGGCAGCAGTGTGACAAAACAGTGGGAAAACCCAGAGCTAGACAGTCGTATGGGAGGAATGGTTGTGGTTGACGGTTATCTTTATGGCTCAGGCGACAAAGGGCGCGAGTGGCGTTGCGTGAACTGGGAAACCGGCGAGGAAAAATACGCATCGAAAGACATTGCAAAAGGTGTTACCATTTATGCCGACGGCATGTTATATTGCTACAGCGAACGTGGCGAACTGGCATTGGTTGAAGCTACACCCGAAGGCTTTAATATTGTAAGCCAAACAAAAGTTGAATTGGGAACAGCACAACATTGGGCGCACCCGGTAATTAATAATGGACGCCTGTTTGTTCGCCATGGCGATGTGCTAATTGCCTACAAAATCAAATAA
- a CDS encoding PQQ-binding-like beta-propeller repeat protein — MKIALTLLIAAFTLSLSAQVTQWRGPNRDGHFPETGLLKEWPEKGPELLMQVEKIGKGYSSAIAEGDMIYTTGMIDTMDYLTAINPDGSFKYQVPYGRSWTNSFPDTRSTPVIDNDRIYVQSGTGQVSCINKGSGETIWEVNVDENFHGEYHIWGNSETVLICDDKVIVSPGGKETSVVALNKMTGEKVWQTESLGGPRAYASATIYEWNGFRYILAVIGTDLMAIVPETGEIAWSYRYWNPTHWDQDGLIWTNTPVFKDNRIFITMGYDYPAVMLEVDSTGTSVSEKFVDHTFDNHHHGVILTDGYLYGSNWFDNKRGKWICMNWDSGEIKYVADWDTKGSVVMADGLLYCYNERGNVGLVKPDPDGFEVISEFKIREGAGPHWAHPFIANGKLYMRHGDVLMVYDIKA; from the coding sequence ATGAAGATTGCACTAACACTATTAATTGCCGCATTTACGTTATCGTTAAGCGCCCAGGTTACACAGTGGCGCGGGCCAAACCGCGACGGGCATTTCCCCGAAACAGGCTTGCTAAAAGAATGGCCCGAAAAAGGCCCTGAATTACTGATGCAGGTTGAAAAAATAGGAAAAGGATATTCGTCGGCAATTGCTGAAGGCGATATGATCTACACAACCGGAATGATTGATACCATGGATTATCTGACTGCGATAAATCCTGATGGTTCGTTTAAATACCAGGTGCCTTATGGCCGCTCGTGGACGAACTCGTTTCCCGATACTCGAAGTACACCGGTAATTGATAACGACCGGATATACGTACAAAGCGGAACCGGACAGGTTTCATGTATCAACAAAGGAAGCGGGGAAACCATTTGGGAAGTTAACGTTGACGAAAATTTTCATGGAGAATACCATATTTGGGGAAATTCTGAAACAGTTCTGATTTGCGACGATAAAGTAATCGTTTCGCCCGGAGGAAAAGAAACCAGCGTTGTGGCGCTAAATAAAATGACTGGCGAGAAAGTTTGGCAAACCGAGTCGCTTGGAGGGCCGAGAGCTTATGCGTCGGCAACTATTTACGAATGGAATGGTTTCCGTTATATTCTGGCGGTTATCGGTACTGATCTTATGGCAATTGTTCCCGAAACCGGCGAGATAGCCTGGAGTTACAGGTATTGGAATCCTACTCATTGGGATCAGGACGGATTGATCTGGACGAATACGCCTGTTTTTAAAGACAATCGTATTTTTATTACCATGGGCTATGATTATCCGGCTGTTATGCTGGAAGTGGATTCAACAGGAACATCGGTAAGCGAAAAATTTGTTGATCATACTTTTGATAATCACCACCACGGCGTAATTCTTACCGATGGTTATTTGTACGGCTCAAACTGGTTTGATAACAAACGGGGAAAATGGATTTGTATGAACTGGGATTCAGGCGAGATTAAATATGTAGCAGATTGGGACACAAAAGGTTCGGTGGTGATGGCCGACGGACTGCTTTACTGTTACAACGAACGTGGAAATGTTGGGTTGGTAAAACCCGATCCTGATGGTTTTGAAGTGATCAGCGAATTCAAAATCAGAGAAGGTGCCGGGCCGCATTGGGCGCATCCTTTTATCGCCAATGGTAAATTGTATATGCGCCACGGCGATGTGTTAATGGTGTACGATATTAAAGCTTAA
- a CDS encoding PQQ-binding-like beta-propeller repeat protein: MIKRTINIILILIGTIGFISIFWWLNADPTKGFSVNLEGADNRGKGVPLQEVNIGEYFEEFASDYQVLDETWTNFRGADHDNISKSSVKLVESFGAEGPKILWSKKLGEGHSGAAIYKGLAYVLDYSEEERADILRCFSVVSGEEQWRRGYDVAIKRNHGMSRTIPAVTDKYIVTIGPKCHVMCLDRETGDFRWGLDVVKEYQNEIPFWYTGQCPIIDNGVAIIATGGSKMMVAIDCETGEKLWETPNPNGWKMSHSSVMPFTFGSRKMYVYSAIGGLLGVAADGSDAGQILWATSQWNHSVVAPSPVCMPDGKIFLTAGYGAGSMIVQLTENNGVFSAEPLYEYAPKDGLACEQQTPILWNGLLFGIVPKDGGANRNQLICVNPSDTRKVVWTSGKENRFGLGPYFIADNKLFILSDDGTLTIARPSTEKYIQLEQVKVIEDGHDAWAPFALADGYLLLRDAETMICIDLNVNG, encoded by the coding sequence ATGATTAAAAGAACCATAAATATCATCTTAATCTTGATCGGTACCATTGGATTTATTTCCATTTTTTGGTGGTTAAATGCCGATCCTACCAAAGGTTTTTCCGTTAATCTTGAAGGTGCTGATAATCGGGGTAAAGGAGTACCTCTACAGGAGGTGAATATTGGTGAATATTTTGAAGAGTTTGCCTCGGATTACCAGGTGTTGGACGAAACGTGGACCAATTTTCGTGGTGCCGACCACGATAATATTTCAAAGTCGTCGGTAAAGCTAGTCGAGAGTTTTGGGGCGGAAGGTCCAAAAATTCTTTGGTCGAAGAAATTAGGGGAAGGACACTCCGGAGCTGCTATTTACAAAGGTTTGGCTTATGTACTCGACTACAGTGAAGAGGAGCGAGCCGATATTTTGCGCTGTTTTTCAGTGGTTTCCGGTGAGGAGCAGTGGCGTCGCGGATACGATGTGGCTATAAAAAGAAATCACGGAATGTCGCGAACGATCCCCGCTGTTACCGATAAATACATTGTTACGATTGGGCCAAAATGCCACGTTATGTGTCTTGATCGCGAAACAGGAGATTTTCGTTGGGGACTCGATGTCGTAAAAGAGTATCAGAATGAAATACCCTTTTGGTACACCGGACAATGTCCGATAATTGATAATGGCGTTGCAATTATTGCCACCGGAGGGAGTAAAATGATGGTAGCCATTGATTGCGAAACCGGTGAGAAATTATGGGAAACACCAAATCCAAATGGTTGGAAAATGTCGCATTCTTCGGTAATGCCTTTTACTTTTGGCAGTCGAAAAATGTATGTGTACAGCGCTATCGGTGGCTTGCTTGGAGTTGCTGCCGATGGATCTGATGCTGGGCAGATTTTATGGGCTACATCGCAGTGGAATCATTCGGTTGTTGCACCTTCTCCGGTTTGTATGCCCGACGGAAAAATCTTTTTAACAGCAGGTTATGGTGCCGGAAGTATGATCGTGCAACTAACGGAAAATAATGGTGTTTTCTCTGCTGAGCCGCTTTACGAATATGCACCAAAAGATGGATTGGCATGTGAGCAGCAAACACCGATTTTATGGAATGGCCTTTTGTTTGGTATCGTTCCGAAGGATGGTGGTGCCAACCGAAATCAGCTGATTTGCGTGAATCCCAGTGATACAAGAAAAGTGGTGTGGACGAGTGGTAAGGAGAACCGTTTTGGACTCGGACCGTATTTTATTGCCGACAATAAACTATTTATTCTGAGTGATGACGGAACCCTGACTATTGCACGCCCAAGTACCGAAAAATACATTCAGTTGGAACAGGTTAAAGTAATTGAAGACGGGCACGATGCCTGGGCGCCTTTTGCATTGGCCGACGGTTATTTATTGTTGCGCGACGCAGAAACAATGATCTGCATCGACCTGAATGTGAACGGATAG
- a CDS encoding 4Fe-4S binding protein gives MRDQLNQNSYEPRFTSREQKRFFGFKLKSVIFTFAFNLLSFNLSAQKQRFPKPEFDTGYTQPTPVTPELRALAMEYFDVLVLLLVLAAATYFALKSRSRQGILWLSIFTLVYFGFYRNGCICSIGAIQNVTLTFFDPAYAISITALLFFILPLVVTLFFGRTFCAGACPLGAIQDLVVVKPISLPKWLNKTLGLIPYLYLSLAVLFAATGTDFIICRYDPFVGIFRMDAKFLMIVLGVAFLLMGMFVARPYCRFLCPYGVLLSWMSRFSSRHLTITPSKCIQCKLCANSCPFDAIDFPTNEKEVVKSGLGPKRFITYALVIPLWIALGVFVGAKSHTFLSKANQDVYLAELLIEHPELKNDPNNIDVQTFLASGKSMDELVNEATVIREKFYIGSMIAGGFMGLVIGMTLLNTVVFRKRQDYEPHKGNCFSCARCVDYCPVEK, from the coding sequence ATGAGAGATCAACTGAACCAAAATAGTTACGAGCCAAGATTTACGAGCCGCGAGCAAAAGAGATTCTTCGGATTTAAGTTAAAATCAGTGATTTTCACTTTTGCCTTTAATCTTTTGTCTTTTAACCTGTCTGCCCAGAAACAACGTTTTCCAAAACCGGAATTTGATACCGGTTACACGCAACCAACGCCGGTAACACCCGAACTGCGGGCATTGGCAATGGAATATTTCGATGTGCTGGTACTTCTCCTTGTTTTGGCGGCTGCAACTTATTTTGCATTAAAAAGCCGTTCGCGACAAGGTATTTTATGGCTGTCGATTTTCACGCTCGTTTATTTCGGTTTTTACCGGAACGGATGTATTTGTAGCATCGGCGCAATTCAAAATGTTACGCTGACTTTTTTCGATCCGGCCTATGCTATTTCGATAACAGCCTTATTGTTTTTTATATTGCCACTCGTTGTTACGCTGTTTTTCGGGCGAACGTTCTGTGCCGGCGCCTGTCCTTTGGGTGCCATTCAGGATTTGGTAGTGGTAAAACCGATAAGCTTGCCAAAGTGGTTAAACAAAACACTCGGGTTGATTCCATATTTATACTTGTCGCTGGCAGTGCTTTTTGCTGCCACAGGAACTGATTTTATCATTTGCCGTTACGATCCGTTCGTTGGTATTTTCCGTATGGATGCTAAATTTCTGATGATCGTTTTGGGCGTTGCTTTCCTGTTGATGGGAATGTTTGTTGCCCGTCCGTATTGTCGTTTTTTATGCCCTTATGGAGTGCTGCTTAGCTGGATGTCGCGTTTCTCAAGTCGACATCTTACAATCACGCCATCAAAATGCATTCAGTGTAAATTATGTGCAAACTCGTGTCCGTTTGATGCTATTGATTTCCCGACCAACGAAAAAGAAGTGGTAAAATCCGGACTTGGCCCAAAACGTTTTATAACCTACGCTTTGGTAATTCCGTTGTGGATTGCGCTGGGAGTATTTGTGGGTGCAAAATCGCATACTTTTTTATCAAAAGCAAACCAGGACGTTTATCTGGCAGAATTGCTGATTGAGCATCCTGAATTGAAAAATGATCCGAATAATATTGATGTGCAGACTTTTCTTGCTTCAGGAAAATCGATGGATGAACTGGTAAACGAAGCCACTGTAATTCGTGAGAAATTTTATATCGGAAGTATGATTGCCGGAGGATTTATGGGACTAGTAATTGGGATGACCTTATTGAATACCGTAGTGTTCCGTAAACGACAGGATTATGAGCCTCACAAAGGGAATTGTTTTAGTTGTGCAAGGTGTGTGGATTATTGCCCCGTTGAAAAATAA
- a CDS encoding PQQ-binding-like beta-propeller repeat protein: MSLTKGIVLVVQGVWIIAPLKNNIEKEEKDIMNNQDKLKLSKNIALIAGIFCSAVALLLLLNFWQLTKTDPIESKALEALVERLKDDANNEELKEEIRNFDLLARKAYFNSQWQVETGAYMLLFGAIVLAFALRVYYSAKSKIEEPDKVLENEIASRIIAQKGIVIVGAAVMVLALLASFLSVNQLKSYDAASLVAENESPDEEVVEVINVAPAQIATNEVVEELVVDEDTTENVSEETTTEVQSEESSSETVAEAAPPEPKPAAVSTEITLAEIQKNHNSFRGPLAQGVIMHKNIPTEWDGVAGTNVIWKAEVPKHGFNSPIIWEDKLFVSGADNTSREVYCYNRNDGKLLWTGLADNISGSPATPPRVTDDTGLAAPTLTTDGKAVFAIFGTGDVIAFDMNGKRVWARNLGVPDNHYGHSSSLITWNGKLLIQYDTNRGGKVMALDNKTGETVWETVRNSKISWASPVLAEVDGRYQLVLTADPIVAGYDVETGEELWSVECMMGEVGPSVGYDDGIVVAANEYARMVAIDIRTHETLWEDDFYLPEASSVLAHDGLVYVATSYGVFVCYDLKEGELLWEDDFGSPVYSSPVYADGKVFLMDNDGVMRIYEFGRELKKISENELGELSGPTPAFADGRIYIRGLEHVFCIGK, encoded by the coding sequence ATGAGCCTCACAAAGGGAATTGTTTTAGTTGTGCAAGGTGTGTGGATTATTGCCCCGTTGAAAAATAATATTGAAAAAGAGGAAAAAGATATAATGAACAATCAGGATAAACTAAAACTATCGAAGAACATAGCTTTAATTGCAGGTATTTTTTGCTCGGCTGTTGCACTACTGCTTTTATTGAATTTTTGGCAGTTAACTAAAACCGATCCTATTGAAAGTAAAGCATTGGAAGCGTTGGTTGAGCGCTTAAAAGACGATGCCAACAACGAGGAGCTAAAAGAGGAGATTCGCAATTTCGATTTGCTGGCCAGAAAGGCCTATTTTAACAGTCAGTGGCAAGTTGAAACAGGAGCTTATATGTTACTTTTCGGTGCCATTGTTTTGGCATTTGCATTGCGGGTTTATTACTCTGCTAAAAGTAAAATTGAGGAGCCGGATAAGGTACTCGAAAATGAAATAGCCAGCCGCATAATTGCGCAAAAGGGGATTGTAATTGTTGGTGCGGCAGTTATGGTTTTGGCGCTGTTGGCTTCCTTCTTGTCTGTAAATCAGCTTAAATCCTATGACGCAGCATCTCTGGTGGCTGAAAACGAATCGCCGGATGAAGAGGTCGTTGAGGTAATAAATGTTGCTCCTGCACAAATTGCAACAAATGAAGTTGTAGAAGAACTGGTTGTTGATGAAGATACCACAGAAAATGTATCAGAAGAAACTACAACAGAAGTTCAATCTGAAGAGTCATCTTCAGAAACTGTAGCAGAAGCAGCGCCTCCGGAACCCAAACCGGCTGCTGTATCAACTGAAATAACGCTTGCTGAAATACAGAAAAACCATAATTCATTCCGCGGTCCTTTAGCACAGGGAGTGATTATGCACAAAAATATTCCAACAGAATGGGACGGCGTTGCCGGAACAAATGTGATATGGAAAGCAGAGGTGCCAAAACATGGATTCAACTCGCCAATTATTTGGGAAGACAAGCTGTTTGTATCGGGGGCAGACAACACCAGTCGCGAAGTATATTGTTATAACCGTAACGATGGCAAATTGCTGTGGACAGGTCTTGCTGATAATATTTCAGGATCACCGGCAACACCACCGCGTGTAACCGACGATACAGGTTTAGCGGCACCAACCTTAACCACCGATGGAAAGGCTGTTTTTGCCATTTTCGGAACAGGAGATGTAATTGCATTTGATATGAACGGAAAGCGCGTTTGGGCACGAAACCTGGGTGTTCCCGATAATCATTACGGGCATTCATCGTCGCTGATTACCTGGAACGGAAAACTTTTGATTCAGTACGATACCAATCGGGGTGGGAAAGTGATGGCACTTGACAACAAAACCGGAGAAACGGTTTGGGAGACAGTGCGTAATTCCAAAATCTCATGGGCAAGTCCCGTTTTGGCAGAGGTTGATGGCAGGTATCAGCTGGTATTAACTGCTGATCCTATTGTGGCCGGTTACGATGTGGAAACCGGAGAAGAACTCTGGTCGGTTGAATGTATGATGGGTGAAGTTGGGCCATCTGTTGGTTATGACGACGGTATTGTGGTGGCAGCCAACGAATATGCCCGGATGGTAGCTATTGATATCCGCACACACGAAACACTTTGGGAAGATGATTTCTACTTGCCTGAAGCATCCAGTGTTTTGGCGCACGACGGATTGGTTTATGTTGCAACCAGTTACGGTGTTTTTGTGTGCTATGATCTGAAAGAAGGAGAGTTGCTTTGGGAGGACGATTTCGGTTCGCCAGTATATTCTTCGCCGGTTTACGCCGATGGCAAAGTGTTTCTGATGGACAACGATGGAGTGATGCGAATTTATGAGTTTGGCAGGGAGCTGAAGAAAATTAGTGAAAACGAACTGGGAGAACTATCTGGTCCTACGCCGGCTTTTGCCGATGGCCGGATATACATTAGAGGACTGGAACATGTGTTTTGTATCGGGAAGTAA